Part of the Candidatus Binatia bacterium genome, CGCGGCGAACGAGGTCCTGGTAGCGAAGGATCGCCGCGCCGTCCATGACTTTCCGCGGCGCGGGTTTGCTCGTGGAAGTCGTCTGCATCACGATCTGCACCTCGTCTTCGAACGGCGGGTACTGGATCTCGATGTTGAGCATGAAGCGGTCGAGCTGCGCCTCCGGGAGCGGATAGGTGCCTTCCTGCTCGATCGGGTTCTGCGTCGCGAGCACGAAGAAGGGGAGATCGAGAGCGTAGGTCTGGCCCCCGGCGGTGACTTTGTACTCCTGCATCGACTGCAAGAGCGCCGCCTGGGTCTTCGGCGGCGTGCGGTTGATCTCGTCCGCGAGCAGGATGTTGGTGAAGATCGGTCCCTGGATGAATTGAAACTTCCTCCGTCCGGTGGCCGCGTCTTCCTGCAAGATATCCGTGCCGGTAATGTCCGACGGCATCAGGTCCGGCGTGAACTGGATGCGGTTGAAATCGAGATCGAGGATCTCCGCCAGCGTGCCGATCAAAAGCGTTTTCGCCAGCCCCGGCACGCCGACCAAAAGACAATGGCCGCGGGAGAAAAGCGCGATCAGCACCTCTTCGATCACTCTTTCCTGGCCCACGATGACCTTGCGGATCTCGTCCACCATCGAGTCCCGCGTGGCGGAAAACTCTTCGATCGCTGCGATTTCCCGGTCGTTGATCTCGCTTTGCTCCATTCCTCGCCCTTTCTATCGCTTCATGAGCCGTTCCAAAGTCGCTCTGGCCTTCTTCGCCTGTTCCTGCTCGCCCAGCGCGCCGTAGACTTCGGAAAGCAGGCGGTGGATCTCCGGATTAAACGGATTGATCTGGAGCGCCTCTTCGAGGTCGGCTTTGGCGGCGGCGAATTCCTTGCTCGCGTGGCGCAGCCGTCCCAACTGAACGTAGGTG contains:
- a CDS encoding MoxR family ATPase is translated as MEQSEINDREIAAIEEFSATRDSMVDEIRKVIVGQERVIEEVLIALFSRGHCLLVGVPGLAKTLLIGTLAEILDLDFNRIQFTPDLMPSDITGTDILQEDAATGRRKFQFIQGPIFTNILLADEINRTPPKTQAALLQSMQEYKVTAGGQTYALDLPFFVLATQNPIEQEGTYPLPEAQLDRFMLNIEIQYPPFEDEVQIVMQTTSTSKPAPRKVMDGAAILRYQDLVRRVPASPFVIGYAVSLSQKSRPHNADAPQFVKDYIEWGAGPRASQYLILGAKARTILQGRYAVSVEDIQALAPSVLRHRIMPNFKAQADGLTSLDIIGRLLSEVKPEEDGKGKR